One segment of Erigeron canadensis isolate Cc75 chromosome 2, C_canadensis_v1, whole genome shotgun sequence DNA contains the following:
- the LOC122586957 gene encoding dentin sialophosphoprotein-like codes for MFRQSPRRNGRSKGLKIKHVLQICVLLGVSVWLLYQLQHSGSKKPISATTVSERLESDSNVIKLGRKGLDPKVEEGNDDHHEDEDVEESNSDEGVRDHENDSSEEDEGSEQQKVEEENGVRSSDEGDNKDDGDESREKEDGIEKMNETVNGSEEAQEMDKKEGEGGDSDAKEVEKTDGEDGGLSRVEKNEKGEGEETKAEDEGNHDEKDKVKEGENIENLGDQNEKRSDGNDQSVREENRKEDDASSEVVDESQKTVETESKEQTVFTDSTNISSDPNSAQGESTQTDSTEHTEGTDSTNNGESSDSNATPDESAHPETDDQKTEHTDSNSNGAQETQSTQTELKEQTDDTNNDVRSDSSSAENESTQTESKVQTDGTDSTNNGASSDVNATESKEQGGSTNSEANSDSNLTQNESPQTDSTDQSGNTDSTNNESSSDSNSSQNESTPTESKEQTVSTDSTNKEESSEATSTQTESGVQTQNTDTNNGSTSDSNSAQNESTHEETSNNDSANNGESSDSKSAQNESTQAESKEQTHNTDTNGGSSDSNSAQNESTQTQSIVQTQSTESNNGASSESNAAQNESTQTQSNAQTQSTESNNNGASSESNTAQNEPTQTGSNEQTLSTESNNNGASSESNVAQKEPTQTGSNEQTQSTDSNNGASSDSNSAQNESTQTDLKEQTQSTDSNSGASSDSNTTQNESSQTDAKEHTQGSDFSNNDTTEREGTNSADSNSQGAQKHEQASNENNTVSDQNEQKDESSSSSIPQDEKDARTDLDTLPAGNEGSSSHDTAAAE; via the coding sequence ATGTTTAGGCAATCGCCACGGAGAAACGGGAGAAGTAAAGGGTTAAAAATAAAGCATGTATTGCAGATATGTGTTTTGCTTGGTGTGAGTGTGTGGTTGCTTTATCAGTTACAACATTCCGGTAGTAAGAAACCGATTTCTGCAACAACGGTGTCAGAGAGGTTGGAGAGTGATAGTAATGTGATAAAGTTGGGAAGGAAAGGGCTTGACCCGAAAGTGGAGGAAGGGAATGATGATCAtcatgaagatgaagatgtggAAGAAAGTAATTCGGATGAGGGTGTTCGGGATCATGAAAATGATAGTAGTGAAGAGGACGAGGGAAGTGAACAGCAAAAGGTTGAAGAGGAGAATGGCGTGAGAAGTAGCGATGAAGGTGATAATAAAGATGATGGAGACGAGAGTAGAGAAAAGGAGGATGGGATCGAGAAGATGAATGAAACTGTGAATGGAAGTGAGGAGGCACAAGAAATGGATAAGAAAGAAGGTGAAGGTGGAGATAGTGATGCCAAGGAAGTGGAGAAGACTGATGGAGAAGACGGTGGGTTGAGTAGAGTAGAAAAAAACGAAAAGGGTGAAGGTGAAGAGACGAAAGCGGAGGATGAAGGTAACCACGATGAAAAAGATAAGGTCAAGGAAGGGGAGAATATCGAGAACTTAGGTgatcaaaatgaaaaaagaagtgATGGAAATGATCAAAGTGTGAGAGAGGAGAATAGGAAAGAAGATGATGCGTCGAGTGAAGTGGTCGATGAATCACAGAAGACGGTGGAAACAGAGTCGAAAGAGCAAACAGTATTTACAGACTCTACAAATATCAGTTCAGACCCGAATTCTGCACAAGGCGAATCAACACAGACGGACTCCACGGAGCATACTGAAGGAACGGACTCTACTAACAATGGTGAAAGTTCAGATTCGAATGCAACTCCAGATGAATCAGCACATCCAGAGACCGATGATCAAAAGACTGAACATACAGACTCTAACTCCAACGGAGCACAAGAGACGCAGTCAACTCAGACAGAGTTGAAGGagcaaactgatgataccaacAATGACGTAAGATCAGATTCAAGCTCGGCAGAAAATGAGTCAACTCAGACAGAATCAAAGGTGCAAACTGACGGTACAGACTCTACGAATAATGGAGCAAGTTCAGATGTGAATGCAACAGAGTCCAAGGAACAAGGGGGGAGTACCAACAGTGAAGCAAATTCAGACTCAAACTTAACTCAAAATGAATCACCACAGACTGACTCCACGGATCAAAGCGGGAATACTGATTCTACCAACAATGAATCGAGTTCAGATTCAAATTCATCACAAAACGAGTCAACACCAACAGAGTCCAAGGAGCAAACCGTGAGTACAGATTCTACCAACAAAGAAGAAAGTTCAGAAGCAACCTCAACACAGACAGAGTCTGGGGTGCAAACTCAAAATACAGACACTAACAACGGATCAACTTCAGATTCAAACTCTGCACAAAATGAGTCAACCCATGAGGAAACTTCAAATAATGACTCTGCCAACAATGGAGAAAGTTCAGATTCAAAATCAGCCCAAAATGAGTCAACACAGGCAGAGTCCAAGGAGCAAACTCATAATACCGACACCAACGGAGGAAGTTCAGATTCCAACTCTGCTCAAAACGAATCAACTCAGACACAGTCCATTGTGCAGACTCAAAGCACCGAATCTAACAACGGAGCAAGTTCAGAGTCCAACGCAGCACAGAACGAGTCAACACAGACACAATCCAATGCGCAAACTCAAAGCACAGAGTCAAATAATAACGGAGCAAGTTCAGAATCAAACACAGCACAAAACGAGCCTACCCAGACAGGATCCAATGAGCAAACTCTAAGTACAGAGTCGAATAATAATGGAGCAAGTTCAGAATCCAATGTAGCGCAAAAGGAGCCTACTCAGACAGGATCCAATGAGCAGACTCAAAGCACAGACTCTAACAACGGTGCTAGTTCAGATTCAAATTCAGCACAAAACGAGTCAACCCAGACAGATCTCAAGGAACAGACTCAAAGCACAGACTCTAACAGCGGTGCAAGTTCAGATTCTAATACAACACAAAATGAGTCATCCCAGACCGATGCCAAGGAGCACACTCAAGGTTCAGACTTCAGCAACAACGATACCACAGAGCGCGAGGGCACAAACTCAGCAGATTCTAATTCTCAAGGAGCACAAAAACATGAACAAGCCTCTAATGAGAACAATACAGTGTCGGATCAGAATGAACAGAAAGATGAATCTTCAAGTTCGTCGATACCACAAGACGAAAAGGATGCTCGTACAGACCTGGATACATTGCCAGCTGGAAATGAAGGAAGCAGCAGCCATGATACAGCAGCCGCAGAGTAG